From a single Pseudophryne corroboree isolate aPseCor3 chromosome 6, aPseCor3.hap2, whole genome shotgun sequence genomic region:
- the SUV39H2 gene encoding histone-lysine N-methyltransferase SUV39H2: protein MAAARGAWCVPCLASNETLQELCRKESLICKCIGITRRNLNNYEVEYLCDHKIVKGAEYFLVKWKGWPESNNTWEPKENLKCPTLLKHFYSDLYKFLSELKPSKGSGLKNSIKSLDCSVVDYIVKRAKQRIILKRWEEELNRKKSHNGMLFVENDVDLEGPPRDFYYINDYKASPGVITLGEAVVGCECKDCFTGKCCPEEAGVLFAYNEHKQIKIQPGRPIYECNSRCKCDLDCPNRVVQKGPPYSLCIFRTHNGRGWGVKTLQKIKRHSFVMEYVGEVITSEEAEKRGRQYDSTGITYLFDLDYESDEFTVDAARYGNVSHFVNHSCDPNLQVYNVFIDNLDVRLPRIALFSTRPIKAGEELTFDYQMKGSGDLSTDSIELSPAKKRVRTTCRCGAATCRGFL, encoded by the exons CTTGGTGTGTGCCATGCCTTGCCTCTAATGAGACTCTTCAAGAATTGTGTCGGAAAGAGTCCCTTATCTGCAAATGTATTGGAATAACCAGGAGGAATCTAAATAATTATGAAGTGGAATATCTCTGTGACCATAAAATAGTAAag GGTGCGGAGTACTTCCTTGTGAAATGGAAAGGATGGCCGGAGTCAAATAATACATGGGAGCCCAAAGAAAACCTTAAATGTCCAACACTTTTGAAGCACTTTTACAGTGATCTCTACAAGTTTTTGTCTGAACTGAAGCCCAGTAAAGGAAGTGGGCTGAAGAATAGTATTAAATCTTTGGACTGTTCAGTTGTTGACTATATTGTCAAAAGGGCTAAGCAACGAATTATACTTAAGCGTTGGGAGGAAGAACTGAATAGGAAAAAATCCCATAATGGAATGCTATTTGTGGAAAATGATGTGGATCTTGAGGGTCCTCCCAGAGACTTCTATTACATTAATGATTACAAAGCCTCTCCTGGAGTTATTACTTTGGGTGAAGCCGTTGTTGGCTGTGAATGTAAAGATTGCTTTACAGGTAAATGTTGCCCTGAGGAGGCAGGGGTTCTTTTCGCTTACAATGAACACAAACAAATTAAGATTCAACCTGGACGGCCTATTTATGAATGCAACTCTAGATGTAAATGCGATTTGGATTGTCCCAATCGTGTGGTACAGAAAGGGCCCCCCTACTCATTATGCATCTTTAGGACACACAATGGACGTGGCTGGGGGGTTAAAACACTCCAGAAAATCAAGAGGCACAGCTTTGTCATGGAATATGTTGGCGAG GTAATAACAAGTGAAGAGGCAGAGAAAAGAGGTCGGCAGTATGACAGTACAGGAATCACTTATCTCTTTGACTTAGACTACGAGTCAGATGAGTTTACTGTTGATGCCGCGCGATATGGGAATGTCTCACACTTTGTAAATCACAGT TGTGATCCCAATCTTCAAGTGTACAACGTTTTCATAGATAACTTGGACGTGCGTCTCCCTCGTATTGCATTGTTTTCAACAAGACCGATCAAAGCTGGAGAGGAACTTACATTTGATTACCAAATGAAAG